A single window of Deinococcus sp. KSM4-11 DNA harbors:
- a CDS encoding SMP-30/gluconolactonase/LRE family protein, with translation MIRILTAGLLTSILAACNFGPPVATTSGYILSGSSVFPEGITHQAGSSAFYVGSTTDGTIFKGKLGTAATQVFLPAEAARPTAVGLKLDPQGRLYIAGGATGKVFVYNVATKALVQSFDTPAVSATFLNDIALTADAAYITDSQRPVLFRLARTPTGLGTLDAWLDLSGTPITYGAGFNLNGIASTPDGKYLLVVQSNTGKLYRITVADKSVTEIDLGGETLTNGDGMLLDGQTLYVVRNQNALIVPVTLSADFASGTVGSSFTDATLKYPTTIALSGSALLVVNSQFDKRGTGLTPELPFTVSTVALPR, from the coding sequence ATGATCCGTATCCTCACGGCAGGCCTGCTCACCTCGATCCTCGCCGCGTGCAACTTCGGTCCGCCGGTGGCCACGACCAGCGGCTACATCCTGAGCGGCAGCAGCGTGTTCCCGGAGGGCATCACGCATCAGGCGGGCAGCAGCGCCTTCTACGTGGGCAGCACCACTGACGGAACGATCTTCAAGGGCAAGCTGGGCACCGCGGCCACGCAGGTGTTCCTCCCGGCCGAAGCTGCCCGTCCCACCGCCGTCGGCCTGAAACTCGACCCGCAGGGCCGCCTATACATCGCCGGTGGCGCGACCGGCAAGGTGTTTGTGTACAACGTCGCGACCAAGGCCCTGGTGCAGAGCTTCGACACGCCCGCCGTGAGCGCCACCTTCCTGAACGACATTGCGCTCACCGCCGACGCGGCGTACATCACGGACTCGCAGCGTCCAGTGCTGTTCCGCCTGGCACGCACACCCACCGGCCTCGGGACGCTGGACGCGTGGCTCGACCTGAGCGGCACGCCAATCACCTATGGTGCGGGCTTCAACCTGAACGGCATCGCGTCCACGCCTGACGGTAAGTACCTGCTCGTGGTGCAGTCCAACACCGGCAAGCTGTACCGGATCACCGTGGCCGACAAGAGCGTCACGGAGATCGACCTGGGCGGCGAGACCCTCACCAACGGAGACGGCATGCTGCTCGACGGCCAGACCCTGTACGTGGTGCGGAACCAGAACGCCCTGATCGTGCCCGTGACCCTCTCGGCGGACTTTGCCAGCGGCACGGTCGGCAGCAGCTTTACGGACGCCACCCTGAAGTACCCGACCACCATCGCCCTGAGCGGTTCGGCGCTGCTGGTCGTGAATTCTCAGTTCGATAAGCGCGGCACCGGCCTCACGCCGGAACTGCCGTTCACGGTCTCTACCGTCGCGCTGCCTCGATAA
- a CDS encoding NfeD family protein, with protein sequence MDLWPTLSRVQPWHWWVLGAALLILEVLAPGVFFVWLALSAFALGLVVFVLPIPVTVQLLLFAIFSVASVLIGRRYVGRLALGGTEGEEMNQGSSRLVGRTVTVTTAIHNGTGRVRVGDSDWRATGPDTPVGADVLIVAADGSTLIVREISGSWVEGPGRTSA encoded by the coding sequence ATGGACCTGTGGCCCACCCTCAGCCGTGTGCAGCCCTGGCACTGGTGGGTGCTGGGGGCCGCACTCCTGATTCTGGAAGTGCTCGCGCCCGGCGTGTTCTTCGTGTGGCTGGCATTGAGCGCCTTCGCGCTCGGTCTCGTGGTGTTCGTGCTGCCCATTCCCGTGACCGTGCAACTGCTGCTGTTCGCCATCTTCAGCGTGGCCAGCGTGCTGATCGGGCGGCGCTACGTGGGACGTCTCGCGCTGGGCGGCACGGAGGGCGAGGAGATGAACCAGGGCTCCAGCCGCCTGGTGGGCCGCACCGTGACCGTCACGACCGCCATCCACAACGGCACCGGCCGGGTGCGGGTGGGCGACAGCGACTGGCGCGCCACCGGCCCCGACACGCCGGTGGGTGCGGACGTCCTGATCGTCGCGGCCGACGGCAGTACCCTGATCGTGCGGGAAATCAGCGGCTCCTGGGTCGAAGGGCCAGGGCGCACCTCGGCCTGA
- a CDS encoding DUF1795 domain-containing protein yields the protein MNRFVLTLTLLAALALPVTLAQSATPAATPAPAPAPAKSIEAVTATSPKGYSIRMPGGQGWTPLKNVPGTDVAFLNQTVNGLRPTVTVIVQDVQPSIKATLADFRDLYSRQLQKDVPNLKMLGEKTIRVSGQSAILWSYSGDGDGGPVRWTQMIVLKSNRLFTTTLMTPTGTPADVMASGREILDSFTLTAK from the coding sequence GTGAATCGTTTCGTCCTGACCCTGACCCTGCTTGCTGCCCTGGCGCTGCCTGTGACCCTCGCTCAATCCGCGACTCCTGCGGCCACGCCCGCCCCTGCGCCTGCTCCCGCGAAGTCGATCGAGGCGGTCACGGCGACGAGTCCGAAGGGCTACAGCATCCGCATGCCGGGCGGTCAGGGCTGGACGCCGTTGAAGAACGTGCCGGGCACCGATGTCGCCTTCCTGAACCAGACCGTGAACGGCCTGCGGCCCACCGTGACCGTGATCGTGCAGGACGTGCAGCCGTCCATCAAGGCGACGCTCGCGGATTTCCGTGACCTGTACTCCCGGCAGCTCCAGAAGGACGTGCCGAACCTCAAGATGCTGGGCGAGAAGACCATCCGGGTGAGCGGTCAGTCGGCCATCCTGTGGTCGTATTCCGGCGATGGCGACGGCGGCCCGGTGCGCTGGACCCAGATGATCGTCCTGAAAAGCAACCGCCTGTTCACCACGACGCTCATGACCCCGACCGGCACGCCCGCCGACGTCATGGCGTCCGGGCGCGAGATCCTGGATTCGTTCACGCTGACTGCCAAATAA
- a CDS encoding SPFH domain-containing protein, whose product MGFTIVVVFLVLLVIITLLAGVKSVPQGYQWTQERFGKFQRTLKPGLNLILPYIDRIGRKVNMMEQVMDVPSQEIITKDNALVTVDGVVFYQVLDAAKASYEVGNLQQATLNLTMTNIRTVMGSMDLDELLSNRDQINARLLAVVDEATEPWGVKVTRIEVKDIKPPADLVASMARQMKAEREKRANILDAEGFRQAAILKAEGEKQAEILNAEGARQAAFLQAEARERAAQAEAAATRMVSEAIAAGNVQAINYFVAQKYVDALAQFATSPNQKTLILPMEATAILGSLQGIAAVAQEAFGGRKD is encoded by the coding sequence ATGGGCTTTACGATCGTCGTCGTCTTTCTGGTGTTGCTCGTGATCATCACGCTGCTGGCCGGAGTCAAGAGCGTCCCGCAGGGCTACCAGTGGACCCAGGAACGCTTCGGCAAATTCCAGCGCACCCTCAAACCCGGCCTGAACCTGATCCTGCCGTACATTGACCGCATCGGCCGCAAGGTCAACATGATGGAACAGGTCATGGACGTCCCCAGCCAGGAGATCATCACCAAGGACAACGCCCTGGTCACGGTGGACGGCGTGGTGTTCTACCAGGTGCTGGACGCCGCCAAGGCCAGCTACGAGGTCGGCAACCTGCAGCAGGCCACCCTGAACCTCACCATGACCAACATCCGCACTGTGATGGGCTCGATGGATCTCGACGAACTTCTGAGCAACCGCGACCAGATCAACGCCCGCCTGCTGGCCGTGGTCGATGAGGCGACCGAGCCATGGGGAGTGAAGGTCACGCGCATCGAGGTCAAGGACATCAAGCCGCCGGCCGATCTGGTCGCCAGCATGGCCCGCCAGATGAAGGCCGAACGCGAGAAGCGCGCCAACATCCTCGACGCCGAGGGGTTCCGGCAGGCCGCGATCCTGAAGGCCGAGGGCGAGAAGCAGGCCGAGATCCTGAACGCCGAGGGCGCGCGGCAGGCCGCGTTCCTCCAGGCCGAGGCGCGTGAGCGCGCCGCCCAGGCCGAGGCCGCCGCGACCCGCATGGTCAGCGAGGCGATTGCCGCCGGGAACGTGCAGGCCATCAACTACTTCGTCGCGCAGAAATACGTCGATGCGCTCGCGCAGTTCGCCACGTCGCCCAACCAGAAGACCCTAATCCTTCCCATGGAGGCGACCGCCATCCTGGGCAGCCTCCAAGGCATCGCGGCCGTGGCGCAGGAAGCCTTCGGCGGACGGAAGGACTGA
- the rpsI gene encoding 30S ribosomal protein S9, with protein MAIQQPEQFYGTGRRKTAVARVFLRPGEGKIVVNGKEFQTYFRGLLRAVHALQAFRETGTAGRYDAVITVAGGGPTGQADAIKLGIARALLKVNPDFRPMMKPKGLLTRDSREVERKKYGLKKARKAPQFSKR; from the coding sequence ATGGCGATCCAGCAACCCGAACAGTTCTACGGCACCGGCCGCCGCAAGACCGCCGTGGCCCGCGTGTTCCTCCGCCCTGGCGAAGGCAAGATCGTCGTGAACGGCAAGGAATTCCAGACCTACTTCCGTGGTCTGCTCCGCGCCGTGCACGCCCTCCAGGCCTTCCGTGAGACCGGCACCGCCGGCCGTTACGATGCCGTGATCACCGTGGCCGGTGGCGGCCCGACCGGTCAGGCCGACGCCATCAAGCTCGGCATTGCCCGCGCGCTGCTGAAAGTCAACCCGGACTTCCGCCCGATGATGAAGCCCAAGGGCCTCCTGACCCGCGATTCCCGCGAAGTGGAACGCAAGAAGTACGGCCTGAAGAAGGCCCGCAAGGCCCCGCAGTTCAGCAAGCGCTGA
- a CDS encoding SDR family oxidoreductase produces MTQSHPAQSGVQQPPTIAITGATGHLGRLVVQALLNRGVPASSIAALVRDPAKATDLAAQGVHVRQADYTQPDTLGSALTGIHKLLLISSSDMTDRPGQHRNVIEAAKTAGVQLIAYTSILNADTTTMLLAADHQATETALRASGLPFTLLRDGWYFENYTGTLAQTLPHGVMLGAASDGQLTPATRQDYAEAAAAVLATDGHENATYELGGDETFTLDQIAAEISRQSGQPYAYVNQSVPEYTSALIGFGLPAGLAGVLADSDAAIARGDLRTDSGDLRRLIGRPSTSLTDAVAAALQG; encoded by the coding sequence ATGACGCAGTCCCACCCCGCGCAGTCCGGTGTCCAGCAGCCCCCCACCATCGCCATCACCGGAGCCACCGGCCACCTCGGCCGCCTCGTCGTCCAGGCCCTGCTGAACCGCGGCGTGCCCGCCAGCAGCATTGCCGCTCTCGTGCGCGATCCTGCCAAGGCCACGGACCTCGCCGCACAGGGCGTCCATGTCCGGCAGGCCGACTACACCCAGCCCGACACGCTCGGCAGCGCCCTGACCGGCATCCACAAACTGCTGCTGATCTCCAGCAGCGACATGACCGACCGCCCCGGCCAGCACCGGAACGTCATTGAGGCCGCCAAGACGGCTGGCGTGCAGCTCATCGCGTACACCAGCATCCTGAATGCCGACACGACCACCATGCTGCTGGCCGCCGACCACCAAGCGACGGAAACCGCCCTGCGGGCCTCCGGCCTTCCCTTCACGCTGCTGCGGGACGGCTGGTACTTCGAGAATTACACCGGCACCCTGGCCCAGACCCTCCCGCACGGCGTCATGCTGGGCGCCGCCAGCGACGGTCAGCTGACGCCCGCCACCCGCCAGGATTACGCCGAGGCGGCCGCAGCCGTCCTCGCCACCGACGGGCACGAGAACGCCACCTACGAACTCGGCGGGGACGAGACCTTCACGCTCGACCAGATCGCCGCCGAAATCAGCCGCCAGAGTGGCCAGCCCTACGCCTACGTGAACCAGTCGGTGCCGGAGTACACCAGCGCCCTGATCGGCTTCGGTCTGCCTGCGGGCCTCGCCGGCGTCCTCGCCGACAGCGACGCCGCCATTGCCCGGGGTGACCTCCGCACGGACAGCGGGGATCTGCGCCGTCTGATCGGCCGACCCAGCACGTCCCTGACCGACGCCGTCGCTGCGGCCCTCCAGGGCTGA
- a CDS encoding HAD hydrolase family protein, with translation MSAALPVTLPLLMAFDLDGTLIPDRGDRVADDVVSALGRLRNAGVKLAIITGRDVSPSRVRAAVQPDAVATNNGGRIEVNGTLHSEAIFTPDDLEAVLAHELDGARVVLFTAERLYVDVPAGTEPEPWMEVRGYAPLVDAPRDAILKVGYFHAHVAGFAQRLRDSHPHLVLTGAQDPYPHFLTVTPEGAHKGAALSLIADALEVPHARTVAFGDSDNDEAMLEVAGYAVQVGTLPLLARHAHTQVSEQTDLGAFLQAWADQLSLP, from the coding sequence ATGAGCGCTGCCCTTCCCGTGACCCTGCCCCTGCTGATGGCCTTCGATCTGGACGGCACGCTGATCCCGGATCGGGGCGACCGCGTGGCCGACGACGTCGTGAGCGCGCTGGGGCGGCTGCGGAACGCTGGCGTGAAGCTGGCGATCATCACGGGGCGGGACGTGTCGCCCTCGCGGGTGCGGGCGGCGGTGCAGCCGGACGCGGTGGCCACGAACAACGGCGGCCGGATCGAGGTGAACGGCACGCTGCATTCCGAGGCGATCTTCACGCCGGACGATCTGGAGGCGGTGCTGGCGCATGAACTCGACGGCGCGCGGGTGGTGCTGTTCACGGCCGAGCGGCTGTACGTGGATGTGCCGGCGGGCACCGAGCCCGAGCCGTGGATGGAGGTGCGCGGGTACGCGCCGCTGGTGGACGCGCCGCGTGACGCGATCCTGAAGGTCGGGTACTTCCATGCGCATGTGGCGGGCTTCGCGCAGCGTCTGCGGGACTCGCATCCGCATCTGGTGCTCACGGGCGCGCAAGATCCATATCCGCATTTCCTGACCGTGACGCCCGAGGGAGCGCACAAGGGCGCGGCCCTCTCGCTGATCGCGGACGCGCTGGAGGTGCCGCACGCGCGAACCGTGGCCTTCGGGGACAGCGACAACGACGAGGCGATGCTGGAGGTGGCCGGGTACGCGGTGCAGGTGGGCACCCTGCCGCTGCTGGCGCGTCATGCCCATACGCAGGTGAGCGAGCAGACTGACCTGGGGGCCTTTCTGCAGGCGTGGGCGGATCAACTGTCGCTGCCATGA
- the rplM gene encoding 50S ribosomal protein L13: protein MKTYIPNNDEQNWVVVDAKDVPLGRLATLIASRIRGKHRPDFTPNIIQGDFVVVVNAQQVALTGNKLDGKVYTRYTGYQGGLKTETAREALKKHPERVIEHAVFGMLPKGRQGRAMHSRLKVYPGEQHPHSAQQPQTLEVK, encoded by the coding sequence GTGAAAACCTACATTCCCAACAATGACGAGCAGAACTGGGTCGTGGTGGACGCGAAGGACGTGCCCCTGGGCCGTCTGGCGACGCTGATCGCGAGCCGTATTCGTGGCAAGCACCGCCCGGACTTCACCCCGAACATCATCCAGGGTGATTTCGTGGTGGTCGTGAACGCCCAGCAGGTCGCGCTGACCGGGAACAAGCTGGACGGCAAGGTGTACACCCGCTACACCGGCTACCAGGGTGGCCTGAAGACCGAAACCGCCCGCGAGGCGCTGAAGAAGCACCCCGAGCGCGTGATCGAGCACGCCGTGTTCGGCATGCTGCCTAAGGGCCGTCAGGGCCGGGCCATGCACAGCCGCCTGAAGGTGTACCCCGGCGAACAGCACCCGCACTCCGCCCAGCAGCCCCAGACGCTCGAGGTCAAATAA
- a CDS encoding Rrf2 family transcriptional regulator — protein MNSQYAVAVHILALISTFPDHSSSADIADSVGTNPVVIRGVTGQLRRAGLLSTQRGVAGATLTRPAAQITLLDVYRAVNGDASVFRLHDHPHPQCPVGANIQGTLEQRFGVAQAAMERELERTTLADVMSDLAVRAG, from the coding sequence GTGAACAGCCAGTACGCCGTGGCCGTCCACATCCTGGCCCTGATCAGCACCTTCCCTGATCATTCCAGTTCCGCGGACATCGCCGACAGTGTGGGCACCAATCCCGTCGTGATCCGGGGCGTGACCGGCCAGCTGCGCCGCGCGGGCCTGCTGAGCACGCAGCGTGGCGTGGCCGGTGCGACCCTGACCCGTCCGGCGGCACAGATCACCCTGCTGGATGTCTACCGGGCGGTGAACGGCGACGCGTCCGTCTTCCGGCTGCACGACCATCCGCACCCGCAGTGTCCGGTCGGCGCGAACATCCAGGGAACCCTGGAACAGCGCTTCGGGGTGGCACAGGCGGCCATGGAACGGGAACTGGAACGCACCACGCTGGCCGACGTGATGTCGGACCTCGCGGTTCGGGCGGGCTGA
- a CDS encoding ATP-binding cassette domain-containing protein: MPLPLVELTDVTVIAGGRTLLEGVTLSVQPGEAVRLAGPNGGGKTTLLRLLSGEVAPVKGSRLYGLGGVARTNAVQARRALNVVGPDAEAFALTREWVQTVRDALLASFEGDTLNLWGGSATASARLVEVAALTGIDHLLERDLRTLSHGQRRRVGLARAMMPSPELLLLDEFTDGLSAEACMELGSVLREIHASGVAIVLATHRPDEAPALPWRTVQVEGGRIVGQVPAPVATNPPGGLPTPPGTGDLIRLSAAEVWRNGHRALGPLDWTWRAGQHWLVTGGNGSGKSTLARVIAGEFWPARGGTVEHSYVARDLHTERRRSTGLVSAELSVRQRREWTGEDVIGSAWEGTEGFTAALSPSQLCAVTEIAEALEIADLLERNAETLSQGQLRRLLLARAVVHRPRVLILDEGLDFLDTASRARFLALLPDLARTGTHVMVIAHREADAPAGLTHHLGLRAGRVEFSRVLEKRTANRSEPPGIRRDG; this comes from the coding sequence ATGCCATTGCCGCTGGTGGAATTGACCGATGTGACCGTGATCGCCGGGGGCCGTACCCTGCTTGAGGGCGTGACGCTGAGCGTCCAGCCGGGTGAGGCCGTGCGGCTGGCCGGGCCGAACGGCGGCGGGAAGACCACGCTGCTGCGTCTGCTGTCGGGCGAGGTCGCGCCGGTGAAGGGCTCGCGCCTGTACGGGCTGGGGGGTGTGGCGCGCACGAACGCGGTGCAGGCCCGGCGCGCCCTGAACGTGGTCGGCCCGGACGCCGAGGCCTTTGCACTGACCCGTGAATGGGTGCAGACCGTACGGGACGCCCTGCTGGCAAGCTTCGAGGGCGACACGCTCAACCTCTGGGGCGGCAGCGCGACCGCCTCGGCGAGGCTGGTGGAAGTCGCGGCCCTGACCGGGATCGACCACCTGCTGGAGCGTGACCTGCGGACGCTCAGCCACGGGCAGCGGCGGCGGGTGGGGCTGGCCCGCGCCATGATGCCCTCGCCGGAACTGCTGCTGCTGGACGAGTTCACGGACGGCCTGAGTGCGGAAGCCTGCATGGAACTGGGGAGCGTGCTGCGGGAGATCCACGCGTCCGGGGTCGCCATCGTGCTGGCCACGCACCGGCCGGACGAGGCGCCGGCGCTGCCCTGGCGCACCGTGCAGGTCGAGGGAGGCCGGATCGTGGGCCAGGTGCCGGCTCCCGTCGCAACGAACCCGCCGGGCGGCCTGCCCACCCCGCCCGGCACGGGTGACCTGATCCGCCTGAGCGCCGCGGAAGTATGGCGCAACGGGCATAGGGCGCTGGGGCCACTGGACTGGACGTGGCGTGCAGGACAGCACTGGCTGGTCACGGGCGGGAACGGCAGCGGCAAGAGCACGCTGGCCCGCGTGATCGCGGGCGAATTCTGGCCCGCTCGGGGCGGCACGGTGGAGCACTCCTACGTGGCGCGCGATCTGCACACGGAGCGCCGCCGCTCCACCGGGCTGGTCAGCGCGGAACTATCGGTGCGCCAGCGGCGCGAATGGACGGGAGAGGACGTGATCGGCAGTGCATGGGAGGGCACGGAGGGCTTCACCGCCGCCCTCTCCCCCAGCCAGTTGTGCGCCGTCACGGAGATCGCGGAGGCGCTGGAGATCGCCGACCTGTTGGAACGCAACGCGGAGACCCTGTCCCAGGGGCAACTCCGGCGGCTGCTGCTGGCCCGCGCGGTCGTCCACCGCCCCAGGGTGCTGATCCTGGACGAGGGTCTGGACTTCCTCGACACGGCGTCACGCGCACGCTTTCTGGCGCTGCTTCCTGATCTGGCGCGCACCGGCACACACGTCATGGTGATCGCGCACCGTGAAGCCGATGCGCCCGCCGGTCTTACCCACCACCTGGGCCTTCGGGCGGGCCGGGTGGAATTCAGTCGCGTGCTGGAGAAACGGACGGCTAACCGCTCCGAACCGCCAGGAATCAGGCGTGACGGCTGA
- a CDS encoding histidine phosphatase family protein yields MPRTLHLIKHGKPRLIPGIPAHEWELADDALEHLDGLIARLSPPPHLIVSSFEPKAQATAAALAATLGVPHRPMHGLHEQLRYTAPFHADPADFEADLRRFFEHPTQIVSGEESADDARTRFANAIQAALHANPHDTLAVVAHGTVISLLVAHANRLDPWPLWRNFGLLDAVTVDVPGLRLREPMR; encoded by the coding sequence ATGCCGCGCACGCTGCATCTGATCAAACATGGCAAGCCCCGACTGATCCCCGGCATTCCTGCGCACGAGTGGGAACTGGCCGACGACGCCCTGGAGCACCTCGATGGCCTGATCGCCCGACTCTCCCCACCGCCGCACCTCATCGTGTCCAGCTTCGAGCCCAAGGCGCAGGCCACGGCGGCCGCCCTGGCCGCCACGCTGGGCGTTCCACACCGGCCGATGCATGGCCTGCATGAACAGCTCAGATACACCGCCCCCTTTCATGCCGATCCCGCCGACTTCGAGGCTGACCTGCGCCGGTTTTTCGAACATCCGACCCAGATCGTGTCGGGCGAGGAATCGGCCGACGACGCCCGCACACGTTTCGCAAACGCCATCCAGGCCGCCCTGCACGCCAATCCGCACGACACGCTCGCCGTCGTGGCGCACGGCACGGTCATCAGCCTGCTCGTGGCGCACGCAAATCGGCTCGATCCCTGGCCCCTGTGGAGGAACTTCGGGCTGCTGGACGCTGTCACGGTGGACGTTCCCGGCCTGCGCCTGCGGGAACCAATGCGCTGA